The following are encoded together in the Oncorhynchus nerka isolate Pitt River linkage group LG23, Oner_Uvic_2.0, whole genome shotgun sequence genome:
- the LOC115119678 gene encoding double-stranded RNA-specific adenosine deaminase-like, whose product MSCDNRQEDQSALKERICTFLKVKKQGSTALQIAKAVGLMKAKDVNSVLYTLNKAGLLDVTPDKPPVWSVSVPESDRVPSISETPGITVEELRRVLMSKSDGRGMSAPQIARELGQSQKLVTMSCDNQQEDQSALKERICTFLKVKKQGSTALQIAKAVGLMKAKDVNSVLYTLNKAGLLDVTPDKPPVWSVEKPGAASVYVSVPESDRVPSPETPGNTLEELRRVLMSQSDGRGMSVQEIARELGQTRKFVNKHLYDLQSSGKAEKLGEKMWKMKDEASCGVELIKYQSYDQDLSITPSRPLFNTSNCS is encoded by the exons ATGTCCTGCGACAACCGGCAAGAAGACCAGTCGGCCTTGAAGGAGAGAATATGTACCTTTTTAAAGGTGAAGAAACAAGGATCCACTGCCCTCCAGATAGCTAAGGCTGTTGGACTAATGAAGGCCAAGGATGTAAACAGTGTCCTGTACACTTTAAACAAAGCTGGACTTCTTGATGTAACACCAGACAAACCACCAGTCTGGTCTGTGAGTGTTCCAGAGTCAGATCGAGTGCCTAGTATTTCTGAGACCCCTGGCATCACAGTGGAGGAACTGAGGAGGGTGCTGATGTCAAAGAGTGATGGAAGAGGGATGAGTGCGCCACAAATTGCCAGAGAATTGGGCCAATCACAAAAATTAG TGACTATGTCCTGCGACAACCAGCAAGAAGACCAGTCGGCCTTGAAGGAGAGAATATGTACCTTTTTAAAGGTGAAGAAACAAGGATCCACTGCCCTCCAGATAGCTAAGGCTGTTGGACTAATGAAGGCCAAGGATGTAAACAGTGTCCTGTACACTTTAAACAAAGCTGGACTTCTTGATGTAACACCAGACAAACCACCAGTCTGGTCTGTGGAGAAACCAGGGGCGGCGTCAGTCTATGTGAGTGTTCCAGAGTCAGATCGAGTGCCTAGTCCTGAGACCCCTGGCAACACATTGGAGGAACTGAGGAGGGTGCTGATGTCACAGAGTGATGGAAGAGGAATGAGTGTGCAAGAAATTGCCAGAGAATTGGGCCAAACACGAAAATTTGTGAATAAGCATCTTTATGACCTGCAAAGTAGCGGCAAGGCAGAAAAGTTGGGagagaaaatgtggaaaatgaaGGATGAAGCAAGCTGTGGAGTAGAGCTTATTAAATACCAGAG ttatGATCAAGATCTTTCCATCACACCAAGTAGACCGCTCTTTAATACATCAAACTGTTCCTAG